A genome region from Ottowia testudinis includes the following:
- a CDS encoding phosphatase PAP2 family protein, translating into MLASARPAEPRLLAAGLAAFLLASAAYGLAQRLTSARAVVLPLSALDRAIPFWPASGWVYLAQFALLAAAFLSLPTAAARRRFIAAGWVMQALAIACFLGWPVRFPRELFNLPADTPAMHAQLVDWVRGADQPVNCLPSLHAANAVLCVAALARGAARRWWLALLPLALACIVSTLTFKQHYVADVVAGLALGAAVSWFFWRRAP; encoded by the coding sequence ATGCTGGCGTCCGCCAGGCCCGCCGAGCCCCGTCTGTTGGCGGCAGGGCTGGCCGCGTTCTTGCTGGCCAGCGCGGCGTATGGGCTGGCGCAGCGGCTGACCAGCGCCCGGGCGGTGGTGCTGCCGTTGTCGGCGCTCGACCGGGCGATTCCGTTCTGGCCGGCCAGCGGCTGGGTGTACCTGGCGCAATTCGCGCTGTTGGCGGCGGCGTTCCTCAGCCTGCCCACGGCGGCGGCGCGGCGGCGCTTCATCGCCGCGGGATGGGTCATGCAGGCGCTGGCCATCGCGTGCTTTCTTGGCTGGCCGGTGCGCTTTCCGCGCGAGCTGTTCAACCTGCCCGCCGATACGCCCGCCATGCACGCGCAGCTGGTCGACTGGGTGCGCGGCGCGGACCAGCCCGTCAACTGCCTGCCCAGCCTGCACGCGGCCAACGCCGTGCTGTGCGTGGCGGCGCTGGCGCGTGGTGCGGCGCGGCGTTGGTGGCTGGCGCTGCTGCCGCTGGCCTTGGCTTGCATCGTCAGCACGCTGACTTTCAAGCAGCACTACGTGGCCGACGTGGTGGCCGGGCTGGCGCTGGGCGCGGCCGTGTCGTGGTTTTTTTGGCGGAGAGCGCCATGA
- the fosX gene encoding FosX/FosE/FosI family fosfomycin resistance hydrolase, with amino-acid sequence MTIQGLSHLTFIVRDLERAARFFCGGLGASEVYDSAARHFSLSHEKFFDLNGLWLVAMQGEPPAERSYRHVAFQVAEDDLPLYEASLRAIGAEVRPPRPRVAGEGQSLYVHDFDNHLFELHTGTLGERLEHYQKKSCSRLMGKREQPI; translated from the coding sequence ATGACCATCCAAGGCCTCAGCCACCTCACCTTCATCGTGCGCGATCTGGAGCGTGCGGCGCGCTTTTTTTGCGGCGGCCTGGGCGCGAGCGAGGTGTACGACAGCGCGGCGCGCCATTTCTCGCTGTCGCACGAGAAATTCTTCGACCTGAACGGCCTGTGGCTGGTCGCCATGCAGGGCGAGCCGCCCGCCGAGCGCAGCTACCGCCACGTGGCCTTTCAGGTGGCCGAAGATGATCTGCCCCTGTACGAGGCAAGCCTGCGCGCCATCGGCGCCGAAGTGCGCCCGCCGCGCCCGCGCGTGGCGGGGGAGGGGCAGTCGCTGTACGTCCACGACTTCGACAACCACCTGTTCGAGCTGCATACGGGCACCCTCGGGGAGCGGCTGGAGCACTATCAAAAAAAGAGCTGCTCGCGCTTGATGGGAAAGCGCGAGCAGCCGATTTGA
- a CDS encoding SAM-dependent methyltransferase — translation MSRHGFGPLPARANAAYQTRNVMGRDTLYLNWGLWDAATAGFDAAALNLVRHLGRLAGIDARTRLLDVGFGFGDQLLDWCRHADLHHGVGLNLCPEQTAIASQRLAAAGFAHRVQVRVGDAVALPFDDASFDAVTAVECAFHFRTRPAFFAQAARVLRPGGRLVLADFIGPPASPNRRQRLGQFIAGRFWGFAPGSFCSAGDYRAQLAAAGFNAITLDDVTARVIVPGMRHARRRLWARDLRQRMQTSVWAGSVAAMTLSGLCGDPMPGAYVLVRAVKPE, via the coding sequence ATGAGCCGGCACGGCTTCGGCCCGCTGCCCGCGCGCGCCAACGCCGCCTACCAGACGCGCAACGTCATGGGCCGCGACACGCTGTACCTCAACTGGGGCCTGTGGGATGCGGCCACGGCTGGCTTCGACGCCGCCGCGCTCAACCTGGTGCGGCACTTGGGCCGCCTGGCCGGCATCGACGCCCGCACCCGGCTGCTCGATGTGGGCTTTGGCTTTGGTGACCAGCTGCTCGACTGGTGCCGCCACGCCGATCTGCACCACGGCGTGGGCTTGAACCTGTGCCCCGAGCAGACCGCCATCGCCAGCCAGCGCCTGGCCGCCGCCGGGTTCGCCCACCGCGTGCAAGTGCGGGTGGGCGATGCCGTGGCGCTGCCGTTTGACGATGCGTCGTTCGACGCCGTGACGGCGGTGGAATGCGCCTTTCACTTCCGCACGCGGCCCGCGTTCTTCGCCCAGGCCGCGCGCGTGCTGCGGCCGGGTGGTCGCCTGGTGCTGGCCGACTTCATCGGGCCGCCCGCCTCGCCCAACCGGCGCCAGCGGCTGGGGCAGTTCATCGCCGGCCGCTTCTGGGGCTTTGCGCCCGGCAGCTTTTGCAGCGCCGGCGATTACCGCGCGCAGCTGGCGGCGGCCGGCTTCAACGCCATCACGCTGGACGACGTCACCGCCCGCGTCATCGTCCCCGGCATGCGCCACGCGCGCCGGCGCCTGTGGGCGCGCGACCTGCGCCAGCGCATGCAAACCAGCGTCTGGGCCGGCAGCGTGGCGGCGATGACGCTCAGTGGCCTGTGCGGCGATCCGATGCCGGGCGCCTACGTGCTGGTGCGGGCCGTCAAGCCAGAATGA